Proteins from a single region of Pyrus communis chromosome 6, drPyrComm1.1, whole genome shotgun sequence:
- the LOC137737922 gene encoding uncharacterized protein, with protein sequence MAAELQPPEAPITAVPTIPTTTTTQLINTEASLTATTAIATTTAVHTAENHGPQLGPKRQRRPSVRLGEIGDQPAATGSFESHMRRARPGWRLPKDSKSVKARSITNLVNGNESNEMTPPDERNQNGDGRFEFGNRRVKAKRATGTKRIRSNWASNSKLDDGDSREEGGEWFSADPDQDSPVRGSTPVNSGDDAGEDMWDGQRMAGNWARASVSRENDAVEADNMPESNWSGVRSWLIELGLSRYTPVFEIHEVDDEVLPMLTLEDLKDMGINAVGSRRKMYAAIQKLRKGFSRKTVCTHLGCVL encoded by the exons ATGGCAGCTGAGCTACAGCCACCGGAAGCTCCTATCACCGCCGTCCCGACAATTCCAACCACCACAACGACACAGCTGATAAATACAGAAGCATCCTTAACTGCCACAACGGCAATAGCAACCACAACGGCCGTACACACCGCGGAGAACCACGGCCCCCAATTGGGCCCCAAAAGGCAGCGACGCCCCAGCGTCCGATTAGGCGAGATCGGCGACCAGCCCGCCGCTACTGGCTCATTTGAATCACATATGCGACGAGCCAGGCCCGGCTGGAGGCTCCCCAAGGACTCCAAATCGGTCAAGGCCCGGTCAATCACCAACCTCGTCAACGGCAACGAGTCCAACGAAATGACGCCGCCCGATGAGAGGAACCAAAATGGCGACGGACGGTTCGAGTTCGGGAACCGGAGAGTCAAGGCGAAGCGAGCCACGGGGACCAAGAGGATCCGATCGAATTGGGCTTCCAATTCGAAGCTCGACGACGGCGATAGCAGAGAGGAGGGAGGCGAGTGGTTCAGCGCGGATCCCGATCAGGATAGTCCGGTGAGGGGCAGCACTCCAGTGAACTCGGGGGATGACGCGGGGGAGGATATGTGGGATGGGCAGAGGATGGCGGGAAATTGGGCTAGGGCGTCGGTGAGCAGGGAGAACGATGCCGTTGAGGCGGATAACATGCCGGAGTCGAATTGGAGTGGGGTGAGGTCGTGGCTGATAGAATTGGGGCTGAGCCGGTACACGCCGGTGTTCGAGATACACGAGGTGGACGACGAGGTGCTGCCGATGCTGACTTTGGAGGATCTTAAGGATATGGGTATCAACGCCGTCGGTTCACGGCGGAAAATGTACGCCGCCATCCAGAAGCTCCGGAAGGGGTTCTC GAGGAAAACTGTATGCACTCATCTGGGCTGTGTGCTTTGA